One region of Turicibacter bilis genomic DNA includes:
- a CDS encoding hydrolase, with translation MNKVNIPEKLVPEVTSNLRKNFVRVPDVIRNASGIRIFGKRLKSFIFTTDVAIIKNTNADAVIAVYPFTPQPTITQAIMSVSDIPVICGVGGGLTHGTRSANIALHAEFQGAIAVVLNAPTPRETIEYVKETIDIPVVVTVVSEHTDVQSRIDAGADILNVSGGSKTASIVRKIRQQYPTIPIIATGGPTDESILETIAAGANAITYTPPTNGELFRVKMDHYREIENSVQQDEPIDKIHEEELALTE, from the coding sequence TTGAATAAAGTAAATATTCCCGAAAAACTTGTACCTGAGGTAACGAGTAACTTGCGTAAAAATTTCGTTCGTGTCCCAGATGTGATTCGAAATGCAAGTGGAATCCGTATCTTTGGTAAACGATTAAAATCATTTATCTTTACAACAGACGTAGCAATTATTAAAAATACAAATGCAGACGCGGTCATTGCCGTCTATCCATTCACTCCACAACCAACGATTACTCAAGCGATCATGTCCGTTTCAGACATTCCTGTTATTTGTGGTGTTGGTGGAGGACTAACACATGGAACGCGTTCAGCAAACATTGCCTTACATGCCGAATTCCAAGGTGCTATTGCCGTCGTTTTAAATGCACCCACACCTCGTGAAACCATTGAATACGTTAAGGAAACGATTGATATTCCTGTCGTCGTGACAGTTGTTTCTGAACATACAGATGTTCAATCTCGTATTGATGCTGGAGCTGATATCTTAAATGTCAGTGGTGGTTCTAAAACAGCTAGCATTGTGCGTAAAATTCGCCAACAATACCCAACCATTCCGATTATCGCAACTGGCGGACCAACCGATGAATCAATTCTTGAAACCATTGCAGCGGGAGCAAATGCTATTACCTATACCCCCCCAACAAATGGAGAATTATTTCGTGTAAAGATGGATCATTACCGTGAAATTGAAAATAGCGTTCAACAAGATGAACCCATTGATAAAATTCACGAAGAAGAGTTAGCTTTAACTGAATAA
- a CDS encoding ABC transporter ATP-binding protein, giving the protein MILQLENINKHYLQDKLEVPVLKNITFEVEAGEYVAIMGPSGSGKSTLMNILGCLDLPSSGSYHLNGLDVSKLNDAQLSDLRLKEIGFVFQSFQLLSRQSALENVELPLTYAGVSKQERRQRATLALERVGLGERLHFKPTQLSGGQKQRVAIARAMVNNPSILLADEPTGALDSKSGAQIMSLFKKLNEEGVTIVMITHDRAIADQAQRKIEILDGEIVYHPERGGVDR; this is encoded by the coding sequence ATGATTTTACAGTTAGAAAATATTAATAAACACTATTTACAAGATAAACTTGAAGTCCCTGTCCTGAAAAATATTACGTTTGAAGTGGAAGCGGGAGAATATGTCGCCATCATGGGACCATCAGGATCAGGAAAGTCAACCTTAATGAATATTTTAGGCTGCTTAGACCTCCCTTCATCAGGAAGTTATCATCTTAATGGATTAGATGTTTCAAAATTAAATGATGCACAGTTATCAGATTTAAGATTAAAAGAAATTGGATTTGTTTTTCAAAGCTTTCAATTGTTATCACGCCAAAGTGCGCTTGAGAATGTAGAGTTACCATTGACTTACGCTGGTGTTTCAAAACAGGAACGTCGTCAACGAGCGACGTTGGCTTTAGAGCGTGTTGGATTAGGTGAACGATTACACTTTAAACCGACTCAGCTTTCAGGGGGACAAAAACAACGTGTTGCGATTGCAAGGGCGATGGTAAATAATCCAAGCATTTTACTAGCGGATGAACCGACAGGTGCATTGGATAGCAAGTCTGGTGCGCAAATTATGTCACTTTTTAAGAAGCTAAATGAAGAAGGCGTCACAATTGTAATGATTACTCACGATCGTGCAATTGCAGACCAAGCTCAGCGAAAGATAGAAATTTTAGATGGAGAGATTGTTTATCATCCAGAGAGAGGGGGCGTGGATCGATGA
- a CDS encoding AAA family ATPase, protein MRLESLRASSATGLCVNLSSFHPLTLLVGVSGSGKSQVLTYIDSLFKLLMGQSSSDLEDGEYELRFELNHQHYHYFVYIEDHHPVIIRLWCNEALLDAPSDLITQLPSINLMKPINQIRQTNSFTKRFILASNEQKEEILSLFQLIFDSIEDIQVQCTPQSALHLFFKEKSGEWLSIETLSDGMLKTFYYLTEVILSESGSLLLIDEFENGLGLNCMGPLLEQIVAREDLQLILSSHHPYIINNIPSESWQIITREHSTIHAQSAEEFGIGQTRYDAFFELMNRLEFEGGL, encoded by the coding sequence GTGCGATTGGAGTCATTGCGTGCGAGTAGTGCAACGGGACTTTGTGTTAATCTTTCATCATTTCATCCGCTCACGTTATTAGTCGGAGTCTCAGGTTCTGGAAAAAGTCAAGTTTTGACCTATATCGATAGCCTTTTTAAACTTTTAATGGGGCAATCTTCATCCGACCTTGAAGATGGAGAGTATGAATTACGCTTTGAGTTAAACCATCAACACTATCATTACTTCGTTTATATAGAAGATCATCATCCGGTTATCATTCGACTTTGGTGCAATGAAGCATTATTAGATGCTCCCTCAGATTTAATCACCCAACTTCCTTCTATTAACTTGATGAAACCTATCAATCAAATCAGACAAACGAATTCATTCACCAAACGGTTTATCCTTGCAAGTAACGAGCAAAAAGAAGAGATTCTCTCACTTTTTCAACTTATCTTTGATTCGATTGAAGATATTCAAGTCCAATGTACCCCTCAATCTGCTCTTCACCTTTTCTTCAAAGAAAAAAGTGGTGAATGGTTAAGCATCGAAACTCTATCAGATGGAATGCTTAAAACTTTTTATTATTTAACTGAAGTGATTTTAAGCGAATCTGGATCTTTACTCTTGATTGATGAATTTGAAAATGGACTCGGGTTAAACTGTATGGGACCTTTACTCGAACAAATAGTCGCACGTGAAGATCTTCAACTGATTTTAAGTAGTCATCATCCATATATCATCAATAATATTCCGAGTGAATCATGGCAGATTATCACAAGAGAACACTCGACAATCCATGCCCAATCAGCTGAAGAATTCGGAATCGGGCAAACGAGATATGATGCCTTTTTTGAATTAATGAATCGATTAGAATTCGAGGGGGGCTTATAA
- a CDS encoding ABC transporter permease, which yields MIENIQLSLKGIWSHKMRSFLTMLGIIIGIAAIIAIVSTIKGTNEQIKQNLIGSGNNVVNVKLSQDGYEVDAGQVPYGTPVMTSDILEEVKAIENVENASFYVSRSYADSIYYQNTVLDGASVKGIDEHYFQTTGYLIKQGRSFIPSDYEEFRKVVILDQNAATSIFQGTDAIGKTIEIMGEPFIVVGVVSLPSSFSPVIHSIEDYYMYHQDNGGALYIPNAAWPIVYSYDEPQHLVVKATDTDAMGQVGRESADLLNMYLGDNNVQYKATDVLEQAKQLQELSAATNQQLIWIASISLLVGGIGVMNIMLVSVTERTSEIGLKKAIGARKSVILTQFLTEAAVLTSLGGVIGVLVGVGLAQVISRISQTPVAISVPAIVLSVIFSMIIGIVFGLLPSIKAANLNPIDALRYE from the coding sequence ATGATAGAAAATATTCAACTATCGTTAAAAGGAATCTGGTCCCATAAAATGCGTTCATTTTTAACTATGCTCGGGATTATTATTGGGATTGCTGCGATTATCGCTATTGTCTCAACGATTAAGGGAACGAATGAACAAATTAAGCAAAATTTAATTGGATCAGGAAATAATGTAGTAAATGTAAAATTAAGCCAAGATGGTTATGAAGTCGATGCAGGACAAGTGCCTTATGGAACTCCTGTGATGACGAGTGATATTTTAGAGGAAGTTAAAGCGATTGAAAATGTAGAAAATGCTTCGTTCTATGTGAGTCGAAGCTATGCTGATAGTATTTATTATCAAAATACGGTATTAGATGGGGCATCAGTGAAAGGAATTGATGAGCATTATTTCCAAACGACAGGATATTTGATTAAACAGGGACGTTCATTTATTCCATCAGATTATGAAGAGTTTCGTAAGGTCGTTATTTTAGATCAAAATGCGGCAACAAGTATCTTCCAAGGAACTGATGCCATTGGAAAAACAATTGAGATTATGGGGGAACCATTTATTGTTGTTGGTGTTGTTTCACTACCAAGTAGCTTCTCACCTGTGATTCATTCGATTGAAGATTATTATATGTATCATCAAGATAACGGTGGAGCCCTTTATATTCCAAATGCTGCTTGGCCAATCGTTTATAGTTATGATGAGCCGCAACATTTAGTTGTTAAGGCAACTGATACGGATGCGATGGGACAAGTCGGGCGAGAAAGTGCAGATTTATTAAATATGTATTTAGGAGACAATAATGTACAATATAAAGCAACCGATGTTTTAGAACAGGCTAAACAATTACAAGAATTAAGTGCCGCAACGAATCAACAGTTGATTTGGATTGCAAGTATTTCTTTACTTGTTGGTGGAATTGGTGTGATGAATATTATGCTCGTTTCTGTTACAGAACGTACGAGTGAAATTGGATTGAAAAAAGCCATTGGAGCCCGAAAAAGTGTGATTCTCACACAGTTTTTAACTGAAGCCGCAGTATTAACAAGTTTAGGTGGTGTCATTGGGGTATTAGTCGGTGTTGGACTGGCTCAAGTCATTTCTCGAATTTCTCAAACGCCAGTGGCCATTAGTGTACCGGCTATCGTTTTATCAGTCATCTTTTCAATGATTATCGGAATTGTCTTTGGATTATTACCATCCATTAAAGCAGCAAACTTAAATCCAATTGATGCCTTACGCTATGAATAG
- a CDS encoding magnesium transporter CorA family protein yields MRSEVNFINSLTSGGFEWVNLINPTHQEVETLCKAHDLEYETVITALDEEERSRVQIEDNFTMIIVDVPVSFESDTYYSTVPLGIVKTDRMLLTLCTQELNVFSKRLKVTTTSINAHIYQILYTISIQYLGYLRVIERKSSQVERALRHSPQNEDLIEMLDLQKSLVYMSSSLRSNQIVLERLVKLEKNDTPEAEMLEDVIIENKQAIDMSKIYGNILSSNLNVFETIISNNLNMVMKFLTVVSVIIAVPTVVSSFWGMNVPVPFQENKYGFLIVSIISVIITILAGLYINRKENRRYKNK; encoded by the coding sequence ATGAGAAGTGAAGTGAATTTCATTAATTCACTAACAAGTGGCGGGTTTGAGTGGGTTAACTTAATTAATCCCACCCATCAAGAAGTAGAAACATTATGTAAAGCACATGACTTAGAGTATGAAACAGTTATTACAGCACTTGATGAAGAAGAGCGTTCACGTGTTCAAATTGAAGATAACTTTACGATGATTATCGTCGACGTTCCTGTCTCATTTGAGTCTGATACGTATTACTCAACTGTCCCACTTGGGATTGTTAAAACAGATCGCATGCTTTTAACATTATGTACACAAGAGTTAAATGTATTTAGCAAACGCTTAAAAGTCACAACAACAAGTATCAATGCACATATTTATCAAATTTTATATACGATCTCGATTCAATACTTAGGTTATTTACGTGTTATTGAACGTAAGAGTAGCCAAGTTGAGCGTGCCTTACGTCACTCACCACAAAATGAAGATTTAATCGAAATGTTGGACTTACAAAAAAGTTTAGTTTACATGTCTTCATCCCTTCGTTCAAACCAAATCGTATTAGAACGTTTAGTCAAGCTTGAAAAAAATGATACACCGGAAGCTGAAATGTTAGAAGATGTTATCATTGAAAATAAACAGGCGATTGACATGTCAAAAATTTATGGAAACATCTTAAGTAGCAACTTAAATGTCTTTGAAACAATTATTTCAAATAACTTGAATATGGTCATGAAATTTTTAACGGTCGTCTCAGTGATTATTGCGGTTCCAACCGTCGTTTCAAGTTTCTGGGGAATGAATGTTCCCGTCCCATTCCAAGAGAATAAATACGGGTTTTTAATTGTTTCTATTATTTCAGTTATTATTACGATCTTAGCCGGTCTTTACATTAATCGTAAAGAAAACCGACGTTATAAAAATAAATAG
- the uvsE gene encoding UV DNA damage repair endonuclease UvsE, whose product MRVRFGYVAIAMRLDKVTSSSPVTYKKYSSIESERERLSLLKRVTQSNLIDLIKILKYNIENDIHFYRLTSKLIPLATHQDVVWNYSKVIQTECHEVAKLIKQSNMRVDAHPDQFNVLNSVNESVIESSIRTLEHQLDLFDLFDMEHGKLVLHVGGKAGGKEAALERFIHTFERLPSRLQRALILENDDKTYSASDVLGLCQRLHLPMVLDIHHHRCYNEGESLESMVESIFKTWEADYWPPKIHVSSPKEFETDRRHADFIEVDDILRFLDLIKPLNQDIDVMIEAKQKDLALHRLVHEIKQARPKWQWLDHTTIEI is encoded by the coding sequence ATGAGAGTTCGATTTGGTTATGTTGCGATTGCGATGCGTTTAGATAAAGTTACAAGTTCATCTCCTGTGACATATAAGAAGTATTCATCCATTGAGTCTGAAAGGGAACGTTTAAGTTTACTTAAACGAGTGACTCAATCGAATCTAATTGATTTAATAAAAATTTTAAAGTATAACATTGAAAATGACATTCATTTTTATCGCCTCACGTCAAAACTCATTCCACTTGCCACCCATCAAGATGTGGTATGGAATTATTCAAAAGTGATTCAGACCGAATGTCACGAAGTAGCTAAGTTAATCAAACAGTCTAATATGCGAGTCGATGCGCACCCCGATCAGTTTAATGTCTTAAATAGTGTCAATGAATCGGTTATCGAGTCTTCGATTCGTACACTTGAGCATCAATTAGATTTATTTGATTTATTTGACATGGAGCATGGAAAGCTAGTCCTTCATGTGGGAGGAAAAGCGGGTGGAAAAGAGGCGGCACTAGAACGATTTATACATACCTTTGAGCGGCTACCCTCACGTCTTCAACGGGCACTTATTTTAGAAAATGATGATAAGACCTATTCGGCTTCAGATGTTTTAGGTCTTTGTCAACGACTGCATCTACCAATGGTATTAGATATTCATCATCATCGTTGCTATAATGAAGGAGAATCATTAGAATCAATGGTAGAATCTATTTTTAAGACGTGGGAAGCCGATTATTGGCCACCTAAAATTCATGTGTCAAGTCCGAAGGAGTTTGAGACTGATCGTCGTCATGCTGATTTTATTGAAGTAGACGATATCCTACGATTTTTAGATTTAATTAAACCGTTAAATCAAGATATTGATGTTATGATTGAAGCCAAGCAAAAAGATTTAGCTCTCCACCGATTAGTTCATGAGATTAAACAAGCACGGCCAAAGTGGCAGTGGCTTGATCATACGACCATTGAAATTTAA
- a CDS encoding aldehyde dehydrogenase: MNLNEQLQRQKSYLHHHGPISIQQRLKALMQLKQAIKQYETELEEALKKDLGKSSFEAYTSEIGFIYSSIDYTIKHLKKWARPRRVKSDIAQLIGTSSVYPSAYGVVLIIGPFNYPVQLLLEPLVGAIAGGNGAILKPSELTPTVEKVLVSLIETAFSNEYVSIVTGGVEINQELLDLPFDYIFFTGSVRVGKIVMQKASQHLIPITLELGGKSPVIIDETANLKRAAERLAWGKFMNNGQTCVAPDYVLVHHQIYEAFLEELIQVLMRFYGENPYLSEDYGHIVTLQHTKRLAQLIEENREKVIIGGEVRLDERYVSPTIFKHVSLDDSLMEEELFGPLLPTMSYRSLDEIDQCLALHPKPLAFYVFSENQTFANHLIQRYAFGGGCINDVVTQVASNYLPFGGVGPSGMGRYHGKASFETFTYEKSIVKRSTKVSVPLVFPPYHNRLRWIKKIMK; encoded by the coding sequence ATGAACTTAAATGAACAATTACAACGACAAAAATCTTATTTACATCACCACGGACCCATCTCAATTCAACAACGACTGAAGGCATTAATGCAATTAAAGCAAGCAATTAAGCAGTACGAAACAGAGTTAGAAGAGGCACTGAAAAAAGATTTAGGAAAGTCTTCTTTTGAAGCTTACACCTCAGAGATTGGTTTCATTTATTCGTCCATTGATTATACGATAAAGCATTTAAAGAAATGGGCACGTCCTCGTCGTGTGAAGAGCGATATAGCCCAATTAATCGGAACATCTTCTGTTTATCCATCCGCCTACGGCGTCGTTTTAATTATTGGACCTTTTAATTATCCCGTTCAACTTTTATTAGAACCATTAGTAGGAGCCATTGCAGGTGGAAATGGCGCCATTTTAAAACCTTCAGAGCTTACCCCAACCGTTGAAAAAGTATTAGTTTCATTAATAGAAACAGCCTTTAGTAATGAGTATGTTTCTATTGTAACTGGTGGAGTTGAGATTAATCAGGAGCTGCTTGATTTACCATTTGATTATATTTTCTTTACCGGGAGTGTACGAGTTGGTAAAATTGTCATGCAAAAAGCGAGTCAACATTTAATCCCAATCACACTCGAGCTGGGAGGAAAGTCTCCGGTGATCATTGATGAGACAGCGAATTTGAAGCGGGCAGCTGAGCGTTTAGCTTGGGGAAAATTTATGAATAACGGTCAGACGTGTGTGGCGCCAGATTATGTCCTTGTTCATCATCAAATTTATGAAGCTTTTTTAGAGGAACTGATTCAAGTGTTGATGAGATTTTATGGTGAGAATCCATATTTAAGTGAGGACTATGGTCACATCGTAACGCTCCAGCATACGAAGCGCTTAGCTCAGCTCATTGAAGAGAACCGCGAAAAGGTCATTATTGGAGGTGAGGTAAGACTTGATGAGAGATATGTGTCTCCAACCATTTTTAAACATGTTTCTCTAGATGATTCTTTAATGGAAGAAGAGTTATTTGGACCTTTATTACCGACAATGAGTTATCGTTCGCTTGATGAGATTGATCAGTGTCTAGCTTTGCATCCTAAGCCACTTGCTTTTTATGTTTTTTCTGAAAATCAGACCTTTGCGAATCATTTGATTCAACGTTATGCCTTTGGAGGCGGATGTATTAATGATGTCGTGACACAGGTAGCATCGAATTATTTACCTTTTGGTGGAGTGGGTCCATCTGGTATGGGGCGTTATCATGGAAAAGCAAGTTTTGAGACGTTTACGTATGAAAAATCGATTGTTAAACGTTCAACGAAGGTTTCTGTTCCACTCGTATTTCCACCTTATCACAATCGTTTACGATGGATTAAAAAAATCATGAAGTAA
- a CDS encoding restriction endonuclease, which yields MEKRVVYIAYLIIAFVVFNFFYGFTDWVASWQMWDWYLIILLLTIVSLLIIKYKQNQRKLAVEQYAKENDRRRIQLSQLLLFEQLDKLNDELFHELLQRFFELQGYEELEVGSNPITCGYDFMMWNQGQKIIVKYFKRVPMIENLYTDPEGLDFALGELVTLKEIREFYGSMKDYDIQADIAIALSTSDFEEEALLFASRNGIKLMNGHEFYEALNGLKEEKTTISPSPQVSVS from the coding sequence ATGGAAAAAAGAGTCGTTTATATAGCTTATTTAATTATTGCATTTGTCGTTTTTAACTTTTTTTATGGGTTTACCGATTGGGTTGCCTCTTGGCAGATGTGGGATTGGTATCTCATTATTTTACTGTTAACCATTGTGAGTTTACTGATTATCAAGTATAAACAAAACCAACGGAAATTAGCGGTGGAGCAGTATGCAAAAGAGAATGATCGACGACGCATTCAGCTAAGTCAGTTGTTACTGTTTGAACAGTTAGATAAATTGAATGATGAACTCTTCCATGAGTTATTACAGCGTTTTTTTGAGCTTCAAGGATATGAAGAGCTTGAAGTGGGCTCGAATCCAATAACATGTGGTTACGATTTTATGATGTGGAATCAGGGACAAAAAATTATAGTGAAATATTTTAAACGCGTTCCGATGATTGAAAATTTATACACGGATCCTGAAGGATTAGATTTTGCTCTTGGCGAGCTAGTGACTTTAAAAGAAATTCGTGAGTTTTATGGAAGTATGAAAGATTATGACATTCAGGCAGATATAGCTATCGCTTTAAGTACGAGTGATTTTGAAGAAGAGGCGTTATTGTTTGCAAGTCGAAATGGTATCAAGTTGATGAATGGTCATGAATTTTATGAGGCACTTAATGGACTAAAGGAGGAAAAGACAACCATTTCTCCTTCACCACAAGTTTCAGTGTCTTGA
- a CDS encoding YccF domain-containing protein, producing the protein MSCLGNLIWVICGGLINSLIWCFFGVLWCLTIIGIPVGLQCFKLARLQFAPFGKEVVTVNTSGGTFVLNIVWLLFGGLELALANLVSAILLTVTIVGIPFARQALKLAMLSLMPFGKEVL; encoded by the coding sequence ATGTCGTGTCTAGGAAATTTAATTTGGGTGATTTGTGGCGGATTGATTAATTCTCTCATCTGGTGCTTTTTTGGAGTGCTATGGTGTCTCACCATTATTGGGATTCCAGTTGGACTTCAATGTTTTAAACTAGCTAGGTTACAATTTGCACCGTTTGGAAAGGAAGTTGTAACGGTGAATACATCGGGTGGAACTTTTGTTTTAAATATTGTTTGGCTTTTATTTGGTGGCTTAGAATTAGCACTAGCTAATTTAGTGAGTGCCATTCTTCTAACGGTGACGATTGTTGGTATTCCGTTTGCGCGACAAGCGCTAAAATTAGCCATGTTATCCTTAATGCCATTTGGAAAAGAAGTATTGTAA
- a CDS encoding efflux RND transporter periplasmic adaptor subunit, which yields MGKKNKVKIMLITLIVVVIGVAGFFMWKSRPSNNGLTAYVDSVSMITDLGSGTGLTNRYSGVVEPQETIEINRNQERQVKELFVKIGDKVEEGTELFAYDTDEMSLSLSQAELELERLGASITSLNEQIKLLNSQKASAPEDQKLDYTSQILNTENDLKRAEYDKKSKEVEVAQLKASLENSVVKSTVSGVVKSISENGYDMYGQNEAYITLLSTKDYRIKGKVSEQNIWQLQAEQPVIIRSRVDETQTWRGMITHVDLENTESNNNNYYSDSTGESGSTYPFYIELDSASGLILGQHVYIELDNGQDEVKEGVWLYDYYLVHEEDGDYVWVATENDKLEKRKVTLGELDEEWMRYEILDGLTVDDYIAFPDDRLSEGMSCERMLGSGGYLSIEESDFKEGFEGDFKEEFNEEVEGEFDEGIESEVIEETESTTISPSSTTSQSASKQ from the coding sequence ATGGGGAAAAAAAATAAAGTAAAAATCATGCTTATAACTCTCATTGTTGTGGTAATCGGGGTTGCAGGATTTTTTATGTGGAAGAGTAGACCATCTAATAATGGATTAACCGCATATGTAGATTCAGTTTCAATGATTACAGATCTTGGGAGTGGAACTGGATTAACTAATCGATATAGTGGGGTAGTAGAGCCACAGGAAACGATTGAAATTAATCGTAATCAAGAGCGACAAGTCAAGGAATTGTTTGTGAAAATCGGTGATAAAGTTGAGGAAGGTACAGAACTTTTTGCTTATGATACAGATGAAATGAGTTTAAGTTTAAGTCAAGCCGAATTAGAGTTAGAGCGCTTGGGTGCATCTATTACAAGTTTAAATGAGCAAATTAAATTATTAAACTCACAAAAAGCTTCAGCACCTGAAGATCAAAAATTAGACTATACGTCACAGATTTTAAATACTGAAAATGACTTAAAACGCGCAGAGTATGATAAAAAAAGTAAAGAAGTTGAAGTTGCGCAATTAAAAGCGTCACTAGAAAATTCAGTCGTGAAAAGTACCGTTTCAGGAGTGGTGAAATCAATTAGTGAAAATGGATATGATATGTATGGTCAGAATGAAGCATATATTACGTTATTATCAACGAAAGATTATCGAATTAAGGGAAAAGTGAGTGAGCAAAATATTTGGCAATTACAAGCCGAGCAACCTGTTATTATTCGTTCGCGTGTGGATGAAACACAAACATGGCGTGGAATGATTACACATGTGGATTTAGAAAATACAGAGTCTAATAACAATAATTATTATTCTGATAGCACTGGGGAGAGTGGAAGCACTTATCCGTTTTACATTGAGCTTGACTCAGCGAGCGGTTTAATTTTAGGACAACATGTTTATATTGAATTAGACAATGGACAAGATGAGGTGAAAGAAGGCGTTTGGTTATATGACTATTATCTTGTCCATGAAGAAGATGGAGATTATGTTTGGGTTGCCACAGAAAATGATAAATTAGAAAAACGTAAAGTTACACTGGGTGAGCTAGATGAAGAATGGATGCGATATGAAATTTTAGATGGTTTAACAGTAGATGATTACATTGCTTTTCCAGATGACCGTTTAAGTGAAGGAATGTCTTGTGAGCGAATGCTAGGATCAGGAGGATATTTATCAATAGAGGAGTCAGATTTCAAAGAAGGATTTGAAGGAGATTTTAAAGAAGAATTCAATGAAGAAGTTGAAGGGGAGTTCGATGAAGGTATTGAATCTGAGGTCATAGAAGAAACTGAGAGTACAACCATTTCACCGTCTTCAACGACAAGTCAAAGTGCCAGTAAACAATAG